In the Borrelia turicatae 91E135 genome, one interval contains:
- a CDS encoding ParA family protein, with translation MDRKKPKIITLASIKGGVGKSTSSIIFATLLAQKYKVLLIDMDTQASVTSYFFNEIKEKNINLMEKNICEVLKGNLEIANAIFNIEGSLDLLPSYLTLHSLNEDFYCANRHKSIDLKLKVELRRLKVKYDYIVIDTNPSLDFTLKCSLNSTDYIIVPMTAEKWTIESYELLEFFIKKLERLIPIFFIITRFKKNNTHKKLLKIIQAKDTFLGIVSERENLNKRIASNSNFDLKSDYIIEYDQILSNLLYRISC, from the coding sequence ATGGATAGAAAAAAACCTAAAATAATCACCTTGGCTTCGATTAAAGGTGGTGTTGGAAAGAGTACGAGCTCAATCATATTTGCAACGCTATTGGCTCAAAAATATAAAGTACTGTTAATAGATATGGATACGCAAGCTTCAGTTACTAGTTATTTTTTTAATGAAATAAAAGAAAAAAATATAAATTTAATGGAAAAAAATATATGTGAAGTTTTAAAAGGAAATTTAGAGATTGCTAATGCAATTTTTAATATTGAAGGTAGTTTAGATTTGCTTCCTAGTTATTTAACTTTACACAGTTTAAATGAAGATTTTTATTGTGCAAATAGGCATAAATCTATTGATTTAAAGCTAAAGGTAGAATTAAGGAGGTTAAAAGTAAAGTATGATTACATAGTGATTGATACTAATCCCAGTTTAGATTTTACATTAAAATGTTCTTTAAATTCCACTGATTATATTATAGTTCCAATGACAGCTGAGAAATGGACAATTGAAAGCTATGAACTTTTAGAGTTTTTCATTAAAAAATTGGAAAGGTTAATACCAATTTTCTTTATTATAACAAGGTTTAAAAAAAATAATACCCATAAAAAATTATTGAAAATAATTCAAGCAAAGGATACCTTTTTAGGTATCGTATCTGAAAGGGAAAATTTAAATAAAAGAATAGCAAGTAACAGTAATTTTGATTTAAAGTCGGATTATATCATAGAATATGATCAAATATTGAGTAATTTATTATATCGCATAAGTTGTTAA
- a CDS encoding chromosome replication/partitioning protein, which yields MNKKNNDEIIINARDLNNDKNSILLTNDDINVSDDQKRFKLLKSKLKDNIKDDIYNKIEAMHILREIKEKEYYKLDGYKSFSQFIKDYKLAKSQAYSYLRIASAIQDGILKEEYLVENGFRQSLSFLAEKESTSIKKSRVNSIKPLRFQLKNQDSYAFYKQNAKFTNFLMDELFKDKKDLLEEFMKKFKSLKG from the coding sequence ATGAATAAAAAAAATAATGATGAAATAATAATTAATGCAAGAGACTTAAACAATGACAAAAATTCTATTTTATTAACTAATGATGATATTAACGTAAGTGATGACCAAAAAAGATTTAAACTTTTAAAAAGCAAGTTAAAGGATAATATAAAAGATGATATCTATAATAAAATAGAAGCCATGCATATTTTAAGAGAGATAAAGGAAAAAGAATATTATAAGTTAGACGGGTATAAAAGTTTTTCTCAATTTATAAAAGATTATAAGTTGGCTAAATCACAGGCCTATTCTTATTTAAGAATAGCTAGTGCTATTCAAGATGGAATTTTAAAAGAAGAATATCTAGTTGAAAATGGATTTAGGCAGTCTTTATCCTTTTTGGCGGAAAAAGAAAGTACATCAATAAAGAAATCAAGAGTAAATTCAATAAAGCCATTAAGATTTCAGCTTAAGAATCAAGATAGTTATGCTTTTTATAAGCAAAATGCCAAGTTTACAAACTTTTTAATGGATGAACTTTTTAAAGACAAAAAAGATTTACTCGAAGAGTTTATGAAGAAATTTAAAAGTTTAAAGGGCTAG
- a CDS encoding DUF226 domain-containing protein: protein MQSVLERLKDKKLEIKDKVKSRGLFTKIEEIDNKTIYHTKVMNDLYTFGVHRRQNNKFFIAFRGLFNQEKISTINLFSIKGDDKFLGICYGYRKPVQNIITKYEENGVIRSYTFSKVYYIEFRFKKGSVFCYIKGISRLIKQEKSETQYSQFLLELIINLEEQVYKFYGKKLPEGGIITKWIEKNLK, encoded by the coding sequence ATGCAAAGCGTGTTAGAACGCCTTAAAGATAAAAAGTTAGAAATTAAGGATAAAGTAAAAAGCAGAGGTCTTTTTACAAAAATAGAAGAAATTGATAACAAAACAATATATCACACAAAGGTGATGAATGATTTATATACGTTTGGAGTTCATAGAAGACAGAATAATAAGTTTTTTATCGCATTTAGAGGATTATTTAACCAAGAAAAGATAAGCACGATTAATTTGTTTTCTATAAAAGGAGATGACAAATTCTTAGGTATTTGTTATGGCTATAGAAAGCCAGTGCAAAATATCATAACAAAATATGAAGAAAATGGTGTTATTAGGTCATATACTTTTTCAAAGGTTTATTACATAGAATTTAGATTTAAAAAAGGAAGTGTGTTTTGTTATATTAAGGGGATATCTCGTTTGATTAAGCAAGAAAAATCAGAAACACAATATAGTCAATTTTTACTTGAACTAATAATCAATTTAGAAGAACAAGTATATAAATTTTATGGTAAAAAATTACCGGAAGGAGGCATTATAACCAAATGGATAGAAAAAAACCTAAAATAA
- a CDS encoding ERF family protein: MTKNIINTKTRMRKAVKKLNEQTRKVTDIRINEQSSVTNENQAEINFLKSLHSLQMHLSGVAKNLNGYGYKSQDFNEIIREIKSVIKNNNLDIDFMQCPTFKVVGDNTINVITTTFYSPNNGYEYSFNTLVYSKELTSTRAKIKIHYLNL; encoded by the coding sequence ATGACAAAAAATATTATAAATACAAAAACTAGAATGCGTAAAGCAGTTAAGAAGCTAAATGAACAAACAAGGAAAGTAACAGATATAAGAATAAATGAGCAAAGTTCAGTAACAAATGAAAATCAAGCAGAGATAAACTTTCTAAAGTCTTTGCACAGTCTACAAATGCATTTAAGTGGTGTTGCGAAGAATCTTAATGGATATGGGTATAAATCTCAAGATTTTAATGAGATAATAAGGGAAATTAAGAGTGTTATAAAGAACAATAATTTAGATATTGATTTCATGCAATGCCCAACATTTAAAGTTGTAGGAGATAATACAATTAATGTTATTACAACAACATTTTACAGTCCCAATAATGGATATGAATATTCATTTAATACACTTGTTTACAGCAAAGAATTAACATCAACGAGAGCAAAGATCAAAATACATTACCTGAACTTGTAG
- a CDS encoding plasmid maintenance protein — MRSTKKPTNKHQHKLIVLISTLNYMNLNIQQYTQSNILYYFNNNMKKNDQKPIKLKTLQSYLYKLEKEFKVTINYHRHLGVNMGTEIHYKLKYSKKECHRIINKHFRDKKEERHKKRVSAYIKKTCIQNSNVEKWECFNNSYNKKEEDKNNIKSMERLQVEKYAKKCNFKSNAFFSILNLKADKDFKIQALKAIKIAENSGYEKINDTKPNNTKLESKQKELSKILNETKANLKNEGYNSKQLETQIQNFYEQYKNKPHFIIEKDKYSDLEKIIEKIKKTIEYTNKNTKENEKDTRNNIFSVLLEQLRSKVNISVLVPILKNYLNKQNKLEYRKVFSNHYYYELLELIINNKNYLQLEESKKITS; from the coding sequence ATGAGGAGCACAAAAAAACCTACAAACAAACATCAACACAAATTAATCGTTTTAATATCAACACTAAATTATATGAACTTAAATATTCAGCAATATACTCAAAGCAACATACTTTATTACTTTAATAACAATATGAAAAAAAACGACCAAAAACCTATTAAACTTAAAACTCTACAAAGCTATCTTTATAAATTAGAAAAAGAATTTAAAGTGACAATCAATTATCACAGACATTTGGGTGTAAATATGGGAACTGAAATTCATTACAAACTTAAATACTCTAAAAAAGAATGTCATCGCATAATAAATAAACACTTTAGAGATAAAAAAGAAGAAAGACATAAAAAACGTGTTAGTGCGTATATTAAAAAGACCTGCATTCAAAATAGCAATGTAGAAAAATGGGAGTGTTTTAATAATTCTTATAATAAAAAAGAAGAAGATAAGAACAACATAAAATCTATGGAAAGGTTACAAGTAGAAAAGTACGCTAAGAAATGCAATTTTAAATCAAATGCTTTCTTCTCTATTTTGAATTTAAAGGCAGACAAAGATTTTAAAATTCAAGCACTGAAAGCCATTAAAATAGCTGAAAATAGTGGGTATGAAAAAATAAATGATACTAAACCAAATAACACTAAACTTGAGAGTAAACAAAAAGAATTAAGTAAAATACTAAATGAAACAAAAGCTAATCTAAAGAATGAAGGATATAACAGCAAACAATTAGAAACCCAAATACAAAATTTTTATGAACAATATAAAAATAAACCCCACTTTATCATAGAAAAAGATAAATACAGTGATCTAGAAAAAATAATAGAAAAAATTAAAAAAACAATTGAATATACTAATAAGAACACAAAAGAAAATGAAAAAGATACTAGGAATAACATCTTTAGCGTACTTCTTGAACAATTGAGATCCAAAGTGAACATATCGGTTTTAGTACCAATATTAAAGAATTATTTAAACAAACAAAACAAATTAGAATATAGAAAAGTATTTAGTAACCATTACTACTATGAACTTTTAGAGTTGATTATAAATAATAAAAATTATTTACAATTAGAAGAATCTAAAAAAATTACTAGTTGA